One window of the Brevundimonas goettingensis genome contains the following:
- the pstC gene encoding phosphate ABC transporter permease subunit PstC → MIWFFLLVVIALSALAFIGGRGLAVRRADAQTRAGGSKAHSRPAQHGLYALIWVGAPSLLVLILAGVFSGGIAHQALVAGASPEVEQLEPFRREAFFSDAYLVGAGQPSQQIWPAPLAEQLTVQGRRAAEIRTTLSIGTGIAALIAAVLGGLFVFIRIRPDLRARNRVEDWIGVVLFACSAVAVLTTIGIVFSLLWDSLRFFQSVPVAEFLFGTKWSPQIAIRADQVGSSGAFGAVPLFAGTFLIMIIAMCVAAPVGLFSAIYLSEYASRGSRAVVKPVLEILAGVPTVVYGFFAALTVGPALRVFFNSIGDFLIGGPLNDIGLYLSLVQNQMALVAGAVMGIMLIPFVSSLSDDIINSVPQTLRDGSYAMGATKSETVKKVLLPAALPGIAGALLLAMSRAIGETMIVTMAAGLAAKLTLNPLDTVTTVTVQIVTLLTGDQEFNSPKTLAAFGLGLTLFLVTLVLNIVAQRIVQTYREQYD, encoded by the coding sequence ATGATCTGGTTCTTCCTTCTGGTGGTTATCGCCTTGTCGGCGCTCGCCTTTATCGGCGGGCGTGGGCTGGCGGTGCGCCGCGCCGACGCCCAAACCCGCGCCGGGGGCTCCAAGGCCCACTCGCGACCCGCCCAGCACGGTCTCTATGCGCTCATCTGGGTCGGGGCGCCGTCGCTGCTGGTTCTGATCCTGGCCGGGGTCTTCTCGGGCGGCATCGCCCACCAGGCCCTGGTCGCCGGCGCCTCGCCGGAAGTCGAGCAGCTTGAGCCCTTCCGCCGCGAGGCCTTCTTCTCGGACGCCTATCTGGTCGGCGCCGGTCAGCCGTCGCAGCAGATCTGGCCCGCGCCCCTGGCCGAACAGCTGACCGTTCAGGGCCGTCGCGCCGCCGAAATCCGCACGACCCTGTCGATCGGCACGGGGATCGCCGCCCTGATCGCCGCCGTTCTGGGCGGCCTGTTCGTCTTCATCCGCATCCGTCCGGACCTGCGCGCCCGCAATCGGGTCGAGGACTGGATCGGCGTCGTGCTGTTCGCCTGTTCGGCCGTGGCCGTCCTGACCACCATCGGCATCGTCTTCTCCCTGCTGTGGGACAGCCTTCGCTTCTTCCAGTCGGTGCCGGTCGCCGAGTTCCTGTTCGGGACCAAATGGTCGCCCCAGATCGCCATCCGCGCCGATCAGGTGGGCTCGTCAGGCGCCTTCGGGGCCGTGCCTTTGTTCGCCGGCACCTTCCTGATCATGATCATCGCCATGTGCGTCGCCGCGCCGGTCGGCCTGTTCTCGGCCATATATCTGTCGGAATACGCCAGCCGCGGCTCGCGCGCCGTGGTCAAGCCGGTGCTGGAGATTCTCGCGGGGGTCCCGACCGTGGTCTACGGCTTCTTCGCGGCCCTGACCGTCGGTCCGGCGCTGCGCGTCTTCTTCAACTCCATCGGCGACTTCCTGATCGGCGGGCCGCTGAACGACATCGGCCTCTATCTGTCGCTGGTGCAGAACCAGATGGCCCTGGTCGCCGGGGCCGTGATGGGGATCATGCTGATCCCGTTCGTCTCGTCCCTGTCGGACGACATCATCAACTCCGTGCCCCAGACCCTGCGCGACGGCTCCTACGCCATGGGCGCCACCAAGTCGGAGACGGTCAAGAAGGTGCTTCTGCCGGCCGCCCTGCCGGGCATCGCGGGCGCCCTGCTGCTGGCCATGTCGCGAGCCATCGGCGAGACCATGATCGTGACCATGGCGGCGGGCCTCGCGGCCAAGCTGACCCTCAATCCCCTGGACACGGTGACCACCGTCACCGTCCAGATCGTGACCCTTCTGACCGGCGACCAGGAGTTCAACAGCCCCAAGACCCTGGCCGCCTTCGGCCTCGGCCTGACGCTGTTCCTGGTGACCCTGGTGCTCAACATCGTGGCCCAGCGGATCGTCCAGACCTATCGGGAACAGTATGACTGA
- a CDS encoding SDR family oxidoreductase: MAKPTLKPLNRQSIVITGATSGIGLATARRAARGGACVFLIARGEKDLRLLCEELQGTGARVAWAAADVADYDALAEAADKCRRLFGGFDTWINNAGVSVLGSVLETTLEDQRRLFETNYWGVVNGSTIAAEHLRGRPGGGAIVNVGSTLSDAPSPIRGAYSASKHAVKGFTNALRMELLRDARKGGAPISLSLVKPAAVDSPYDRHARNLVGYAANIPQPVYATHVVADAILWCATHPMREITVGGGGRLIASFYSALPGIAEPLFARFAPVLKRDRGSDYEPYEDGLYDASDDGLDEEVYYPMVRQFSVLAEARKHPGITAGSVALVAVAAVATVLLTQRTGPTRYRVLRDRLDPRGWIDAEALRHRFEDIQRGLSESAEDFGHRAEEFGDDARHQAQKLFKRGKKAVSPGKRAKYAKAARGYAEDAGKAARRYADVGGQYAKDHAREGGALLAVATIAAAIGAAALESRRPDSRVRRFAKF, encoded by the coding sequence ATGGCGAAACCGACCCTGAAACCGCTGAACCGGCAGTCCATCGTGATCACCGGCGCCACCTCCGGCATCGGTCTGGCGACGGCGCGGCGGGCGGCGCGGGGCGGGGCCTGCGTCTTCCTGATCGCGCGCGGCGAAAAGGATCTGCGCCTACTGTGCGAGGAGCTTCAGGGCACGGGCGCCCGCGTCGCCTGGGCCGCCGCCGACGTCGCCGACTATGACGCCCTGGCCGAGGCGGCGGACAAGTGCCGGCGGCTGTTCGGGGGCTTCGACACCTGGATCAACAATGCGGGCGTCTCCGTCCTCGGCAGCGTGCTGGAGACGACGCTGGAGGATCAGCGTCGCCTGTTCGAGACCAACTACTGGGGCGTGGTCAACGGCTCGACCATCGCGGCGGAGCACCTGCGCGGCCGTCCCGGCGGCGGGGCCATCGTCAATGTCGGCTCGACCCTGTCCGACGCGCCGTCGCCGATCCGCGGCGCATACTCCGCCTCCAAACATGCGGTGAAGGGCTTCACCAACGCCCTGCGGATGGAGCTGCTGCGCGACGCGCGCAAGGGCGGGGCGCCGATCTCGCTCAGTCTGGTCAAGCCGGCCGCGGTGGACTCGCCCTACGACCGGCACGCCCGCAACCTGGTCGGCTATGCGGCCAATATCCCGCAGCCGGTCTATGCGACCCACGTCGTCGCCGACGCCATCCTGTGGTGCGCCACCCATCCGATGCGTGAGATCACCGTCGGCGGGGGAGGACGACTGATCGCCTCATTCTACTCAGCTTTGCCGGGGATCGCGGAACCACTTTTCGCCCGGTTCGCTCCTGTCCTGAAGCGGGACAGGGGTTCCGACTATGAGCCGTACGAGGATGGTCTGTACGACGCGTCCGACGACGGTCTCGATGAAGAGGTCTACTATCCTATGGTTCGACAGTTCAGCGTCCTGGCGGAAGCCCGCAAACATCCCGGGATCACGGCCGGATCGGTCGCCCTGGTCGCCGTGGCGGCCGTGGCCACGGTCCTGCTGACCCAGCGCACCGGCCCGACGCGGTATCGGGTGCTGCGCGATCGGCTGGATCCGCGCGGCTGGATCGACGCCGAGGCACTGCGCCACCGGTTCGAGGACATCCAGCGCGGCCTGAGCGAGAGCGCCGAGGACTTCGGTCATCGCGCGGAAGAGTTTGGCGACGACGCCCGCCATCAGGCCCAGAAGCTGTTCAAGCGCGGCAAGAAGGCCGTCTCGCCCGGGAAGCGTGCCAAATACGCCAAGGCCGCCCGGGGCTACGCCGAGGACGCCGGCAAGGCCGCGCGCCGCTATGCCGACGTCGGGGGCCAGTACGCGAAGGACCACGCCCGCGAAGGCGGCGCCCTGCTGGCCGTGGCCACCATCGCGGCGGCCATCGGGGCGGCGGCGCTGGAAAGCCGTCGTCCGGACAGCCGGGTCCGCCGGTTCGCGAAATTCTAG
- the phoU gene encoding phosphate signaling complex protein PhoU, with translation MNTHTVKAYGDELNQLTAEVARMGGLAEAQVADAVDSVARRDIALARAVVDRDVKLDAMHRDIEKKAIRLIALRQPVASDLRKTLAAMKLSVDLERTGDLAKNIAKRALAVAETEPMQPLTRSIERMGRLVSMRLRDVLDAYTSGELDGALAVWASDDEVDEHYNALFRELLTYMMGDPRTINACTHLLFMAKNLERIGDHATNIAETVHYEITGDEMIGERPRGAPGASETGLTHTHTLPEA, from the coding sequence TTGAACACGCATACCGTCAAGGCTTACGGCGACGAACTGAACCAGCTGACCGCCGAGGTCGCCCGCATGGGCGGCCTGGCCGAAGCCCAGGTCGCGGACGCCGTGGACTCTGTCGCTCGCCGCGACATCGCCCTTGCGCGCGCGGTGGTCGACCGTGACGTCAAGCTCGACGCCATGCACCGCGACATCGAGAAGAAGGCCATCCGCCTGATCGCCCTGCGTCAGCCCGTCGCCTCGGACCTGCGCAAGACCCTGGCGGCGATGAAGCTCTCGGTCGATCTGGAGCGCACCGGCGACCTGGCCAAGAATATCGCCAAGCGCGCCCTGGCCGTCGCCGAGACCGAGCCGATGCAGCCCCTGACCCGCTCGATCGAGCGGATGGGCCGGCTGGTGTCGATGCGGCTGCGCGACGTGCTGGACGCCTATACCTCGGGCGAGCTCGACGGCGCCCTGGCGGTCTGGGCCTCGGACGACGAGGTCGACGAGCACTACAACGCCCTGTTCCGTGAGCTGCTGACCTACATGATGGGCGATCCGCGCACGATCAACGCCTGCACCCATCTGCTGTTCATGGCCAAGAACCTCGAGCGGATCGGCGACCACGCGACCAATATCGCCGAGACGGTCCACTACGAGATCACCGGCGACGAGATGATCGGCGAGCGCCCGCGTGGCGCGCCCGGCGCCTCGGAGACCGGCCTGACCCATACTCACACCCTGCCTGAAGCCTGA
- a CDS encoding sensor histidine kinase produces MSFDPSPSPVAPMASSRLWTAGTTGGLAVVVILIFAAFRTELAPWLIGLALIVAAATWFASRSTGGPAGAAAAGAVAAPTSIAAAAPLLDNVFEALNDPVLIISGGEADDIAGRRIVMANAAARDLLRVPREGALLVSAMRDPGVLEAVDEALFGEVTKTTDYSAGGARARHWRAWVRPLPSPREAPLAILALRDETDVRRMELMRVDFLANASHELRTPLASLSGFIETLKGHARDDAVARDRFLDIMATQAERMSRLVADLLSLSRIELNEHIPPSGRVDLARAASDVVDAVSVLSQERGVVVTLQSDGGKINIDGDRDEIIQVIQNLVDNGIKYSAPGQSVEIVIRRDLHIDAAPGPRTDGLTRLPLLTPDREAGVLYAAVTVRDHGPGIAREHLPRLTERFYRVEGQKSGGERPGTGLGLAIVKHIVNRHRGGLTVVSAPGEGAAFSAYFPMSPIRSETSDAI; encoded by the coding sequence ATGTCCTTCGATCCGTCGCCTTCGCCCGTCGCGCCCATGGCGTCGTCGCGCCTGTGGACGGCCGGGACGACCGGCGGCCTGGCGGTGGTGGTGATCCTGATCTTCGCGGCTTTCCGCACCGAGCTGGCCCCCTGGCTGATCGGTCTGGCCCTGATCGTCGCGGCCGCCACCTGGTTCGCCAGCCGATCGACGGGCGGACCGGCAGGCGCGGCTGCCGCCGGAGCGGTGGCCGCACCGACCTCGATCGCGGCGGCCGCGCCCCTGCTGGACAACGTGTTCGAGGCGCTCAACGACCCGGTCCTGATCATCAGCGGCGGAGAGGCCGACGACATCGCCGGTCGCCGCATCGTCATGGCCAACGCCGCCGCCCGCGACCTGTTGCGCGTCCCGCGCGAGGGCGCCCTGCTGGTCTCGGCCATGCGGGACCCGGGCGTGCTGGAGGCGGTCGATGAGGCCCTGTTCGGCGAGGTGACCAAGACCACCGACTATTCCGCCGGCGGGGCCCGGGCGCGGCACTGGCGGGCGTGGGTCCGGCCGTTGCCGTCGCCGCGCGAGGCGCCCCTGGCCATTCTGGCCCTGCGCGACGAGACCGACGTGCGGCGCATGGAGCTGATGCGCGTCGACTTCCTGGCCAACGCCAGCCACGAACTGCGCACGCCCCTGGCTTCGCTGAGCGGCTTCATCGAGACGCTGAAGGGGCATGCGCGCGACGACGCCGTGGCCCGCGACCGCTTCCTCGACATCATGGCCACCCAGGCCGAACGGATGAGCCGTCTGGTCGCGGACCTGCTGTCGCTGAGCCGGATCGAGCTGAACGAACACATCCCGCCGTCGGGGCGGGTCGATCTGGCGCGGGCGGCCTCGGACGTGGTCGATGCCGTCAGCGTCCTGTCGCAGGAGCGCGGCGTGGTCGTCACCCTTCAGTCCGACGGCGGCAAGATCAACATCGACGGCGATCGCGACGAGATCATTCAGGTGATCCAGAACCTGGTCGACAACGGCATCAAATATTCGGCCCCCGGCCAGTCGGTCGAGATCGTCATCCGCCGCGACCTGCACATCGACGCCGCGCCCGGGCCGCGCACCGACGGCCTGACCCGCCTGCCGCTGCTGACCCCGGATCGCGAGGCGGGCGTCCTCTATGCGGCCGTCACCGTGCGCGATCACGGCCCGGGCATCGCCCGCGAACATTTGCCGCGCCTGACCGAACGCTTCTATCGGGTCGAGGGTCAGAAGAGCGGGGGAGAGCGCCCCGGCACGGGCCTTGGCCTCGCCATAGTGAAGCATATCGTCAACCGCCACCGCGGGGGTTTGACGGTGGTCAGCGCTCCCGGCGAAGGCGCGGCGTTCAGCGCCTATTTCCCGATGTCGCCGATCCGGTCCGAGACGTCCGACGCCATCTGA
- the phoB gene encoding phosphate regulon transcriptional regulator PhoB, translating to MQPYILVMEDEDALATLLQYNLEKEGYDVVIASDGEEGLVQVDERQPDLVLLDWMLPKVSGIEVCRRLRGRAETRNLPIIMLTARGEESDRVRGLDTGADDYLTKPFSMVELIARIRAVLRRIRPGLADDRVGHGDIVIDRVAHRVRRNGTEVHLGPTEFRLLDHFMRHPGRVFSREQLLDAVWGSDVYVEARTVDVHVGRLRKALDVGESANPIRTVRSAGYSLDLEG from the coding sequence GTGCAGCCCTACATCCTGGTGATGGAAGACGAGGACGCCCTGGCCACCCTGCTTCAGTACAATCTGGAGAAGGAGGGCTATGATGTCGTGATCGCCTCCGATGGCGAGGAGGGTCTGGTCCAGGTCGACGAGCGCCAGCCCGACCTGGTCCTGCTGGACTGGATGCTGCCCAAGGTCTCGGGCATCGAGGTCTGCCGCCGCCTGCGCGGCCGGGCCGAGACGCGCAACCTGCCGATCATCATGCTGACCGCGCGCGGCGAGGAATCCGACCGCGTCCGGGGTCTGGACACCGGAGCCGACGACTATCTGACCAAGCCCTTCTCGATGGTCGAGTTGATCGCCCGCATCCGCGCCGTGCTGCGCCGGATCCGTCCGGGCCTCGCCGACGACCGCGTCGGCCATGGCGACATCGTCATCGACCGCGTCGCCCACCGCGTGCGCCGCAACGGCACCGAGGTCCACCTCGGCCCGACCGAGTTCCGCCTGCTGGACCACTTCATGCGCCACCCGGGCCGGGTGTTCAGCCGCGAACAGCTGCTGGATGCCGTCTGGGGCTCGGACGTCTATGTCGAGGCCCGCACCGTCGACGTCCATGTCGGCCGCCTGCGCAAGGCCCTGGACGTCGGCGAAAGCGCCAACCCGATCCGCACCGTGCGTTCGGCGGGCTATTCGCTGGATCTGGAAGGCTAG
- the pstB gene encoding phosphate ABC transporter ATP-binding protein PstB, whose translation MKFPFFQSPVKAADGHEGGPVDPTEVPKMGGQVLPGAGEAPRGESLLTPSTDEGAHSRAPTVTAPNFPAGPTKIAARDVSVFYGDKQALFDVSLDIPDKTVTAFIGPSGCGKSTFLRTMNRMNDTIPGCKVTGRIEMDGGDINAKAIDPVLLRAQVGMVFQKPNPFPKTIYENVAYGPRIHGLTSNKGELDGIVEASLKRAGLWDEVADRLHSAGTGLSGGQQQRLVIARAIAVNPEVILMDEPCSALDPIATAKIEELIDELRERFCIVIVTHSMAQAARVSQRTAFFHMGRLVEHGNTEEIFTNPRERRTLDYITGRFG comes from the coding sequence ATGAAATTCCCTTTCTTCCAGTCCCCGGTGAAGGCTGCAGACGGCCATGAGGGCGGCCCGGTCGATCCGACCGAAGTCCCGAAAATGGGCGGTCAGGTCCTGCCCGGCGCCGGCGAGGCTCCGCGGGGCGAATCCCTGCTGACCCCGTCGACGGATGAAGGCGCTCATTCGCGCGCCCCGACCGTCACCGCGCCCAATTTCCCGGCCGGCCCGACCAAAATCGCCGCGCGTGACGTCTCGGTCTTCTACGGCGACAAACAGGCCCTGTTCGACGTCTCGCTGGACATCCCGGACAAGACGGTCACCGCCTTCATCGGCCCGTCAGGCTGCGGCAAGTCGACCTTCCTGCGCACCATGAACCGGATGAACGACACCATCCCGGGCTGTAAGGTGACGGGTCGGATCGAGATGGACGGCGGCGACATCAACGCCAAGGCCATCGACCCGGTGCTGCTGCGCGCCCAGGTCGGGATGGTGTTCCAGAAGCCGAACCCCTTCCCCAAGACCATCTATGAGAACGTGGCCTATGGCCCGCGCATCCACGGCCTGACGTCCAACAAGGGCGAGCTGGACGGCATCGTCGAGGCCTCGCTGAAGCGCGCCGGCCTGTGGGACGAGGTCGCCGACCGGCTGCACTCGGCCGGCACGGGCTTGTCGGGCGGTCAGCAGCAGCGTCTGGTCATCGCCCGCGCCATCGCGGTCAATCCCGAAGTCATCCTGATGGACGAACCCTGTTCGGCTCTGGACCCCATCGCGACGGCCAAGATCGAGGAGCTGATCGACGAACTGCGCGAACGGTTCTGCATCGTCATCGTGACGCACTCGATGGCCCAGGCGGCGCGGGTGTCGCAGCGGACGGCCTTCTTCCACATGGGCCGGCTGGTCGAGCACGGGAACACCGAGGAAATCTTCACGAATCCCCGCGAACGGCGCACCCTCGACTACATCACGGGGCGCTTCGGTTGA
- the pstA gene encoding phosphate ABC transporter permease PstA, with protein MTDATLSKGADSQGVGVDPARVSKLQAGIKKRYAKEARFKLYGVLAVSVAVGFLLLLLGRIIEQGHTAFYAHEITLPVYMDPARIDRTYPQGTNFELLVAEQELVRLGVQDDEQGTKARAMRSLFSSELKFRAAALVRNNPNIIGQTVTIAAPASDEADLFYKGEISRDTPSDQRRISDQQIVWLDQMKASGAVRTHFNGALFTNGDSTEPELAGVLGAVVGSALMLLVTALIAIPIGIGAAVYLEEFSPRNRISDLIEVNINNLAAVPSIVYGLLGVALFINWMHLPRSSPLVGGLVLALMALPTIIIATRSSLKAVPPSIREAALAMGASRTQTVFQHVLPLAMPGVMTGTIISMAHALGETAPLLLIGMVSFVPGIPHSAVEPTGALPSLVYIWENASERAFHERTAAAILVLLAFMIVMNAGAILLRRRFERRW; from the coding sequence ATGACTGACGCCACTCTTTCCAAAGGCGCCGATTCCCAGGGCGTCGGCGTCGATCCGGCGCGGGTCAGCAAGCTGCAGGCCGGCATCAAGAAGCGCTACGCCAAGGAGGCGCGCTTCAAGCTTTACGGCGTTCTGGCCGTCTCGGTGGCCGTCGGCTTCCTGCTGCTGCTGCTCGGCCGGATCATCGAACAGGGCCACACGGCCTTCTACGCCCACGAGATCACCCTGCCGGTCTATATGGACCCGGCCCGGATCGACCGGACCTATCCGCAGGGCACCAATTTCGAACTGCTGGTCGCCGAGCAGGAGCTGGTGCGTCTGGGCGTCCAGGACGACGAACAGGGAACCAAGGCCCGCGCCATGCGGTCGCTGTTCTCGTCGGAGCTCAAGTTCCGCGCCGCCGCCCTGGTGCGCAACAACCCCAACATCATCGGCCAGACGGTGACCATCGCGGCCCCGGCCTCGGACGAGGCGGACCTGTTCTACAAGGGCGAGATCTCGCGCGACACGCCGTCGGACCAGCGCCGCATCTCGGATCAGCAGATCGTCTGGCTGGACCAGATGAAGGCCTCGGGCGCGGTTCGCACCCACTTCAACGGCGCCCTGTTCACCAACGGCGACTCGACCGAGCCCGAGCTGGCCGGCGTCCTCGGCGCCGTGGTCGGTTCGGCCCTGATGCTGCTGGTCACCGCCCTGATCGCGATTCCGATCGGCATCGGCGCGGCCGTTTATCTGGAGGAGTTCTCGCCCCGGAACCGGATCAGCGACCTGATCGAGGTCAATATCAACAACCTCGCGGCCGTGCCGTCGATCGTCTACGGCCTGCTGGGCGTGGCCCTGTTCATCAACTGGATGCACCTGCCGCGCTCCTCGCCGCTGGTCGGCGGTCTGGTTCTGGCCCTGATGGCCCTGCCGACCATCATCATCGCCACACGGTCCTCGCTGAAGGCCGTGCCGCCCTCGATCCGCGAGGCGGCCCTGGCCATGGGCGCCAGCCGCACCCAGACCGTGTTCCAGCATGTCCTGCCGCTGGCCATGCCGGGCGTCATGACGGGGACCATCATCTCCATGGCCCACGCCCTGGGCGAGACCGCGCCCCTGCTGCTGATCGGCATGGTCAGCTTCGTGCCGGGCATCCCGCATTCGGCGGTGGAGCCCACGGGCGCCCTGCCGTCGCTGGTCTATATCTGGGAGAACGCCTCGGAGCGGGCGTTCCACGAGCGGACGGCTGCGGCCATCCTCGTCCTTCTCGCCTTCATGATCGTCATGAACGCCGGCGCGATCCTGCTGCGTCGGCGCTTCGAACGCCGGTGGTAA
- a CDS encoding Hsp33 family molecular chaperone → MPHSAPAAATPTDDLAAAFQIEGWPVRGRLVRLGEAVDSIIKAHDYPEPVAALLGEACALAALVGSSLKFEGRLIVQAQGDGPVRYVVADYDTSGTLRGYCRFDPEEVAAASTGFARPGAQTLLGKGVFIMTLDQGPDFDRHQGITPIEGESLSLCAEHYFAQSEQVPTKVRLAVGQVSTDAGTAWRAGGAMIQMVAGDAARGSTEDVWDRSRALFQTLGDDELIDPTVSPETLLFRLFHEDGVRLEQPLALSALCRCSAERIVGVLGSFSDEERAGMIEDDGKIRVTCEYCSTVYELSPEDVVAKAD, encoded by the coding sequence GTGCCCCATTCCGCGCCCGCCGCCGCCACGCCGACCGACGACCTCGCCGCCGCCTTCCAGATCGAAGGCTGGCCCGTGCGCGGCCGTCTGGTGCGCCTGGGCGAAGCCGTCGACAGCATCATCAAGGCTCACGACTATCCGGAGCCCGTCGCGGCCCTGCTGGGCGAAGCCTGCGCCCTGGCGGCCCTTGTGGGCTCCAGCCTGAAGTTCGAAGGCCGACTGATCGTCCAGGCCCAGGGCGACGGCCCGGTCCGCTACGTCGTCGCCGACTATGACACCTCGGGCACCCTGCGCGGCTACTGCCGGTTCGACCCGGAGGAGGTCGCCGCCGCCTCGACCGGCTTCGCCCGCCCCGGCGCCCAGACCCTGCTGGGCAAGGGCGTCTTCATCATGACCCTGGACCAGGGCCCGGACTTCGACCGCCACCAAGGCATCACCCCGATCGAGGGCGAGAGCCTGTCGCTGTGCGCCGAACACTATTTCGCCCAGTCGGAACAGGTGCCGACCAAGGTGCGTCTTGCCGTGGGTCAGGTCTCGACCGACGCCGGCACGGCATGGCGCGCGGGCGGCGCCATGATCCAGATGGTCGCCGGCGACGCCGCGCGCGGCTCGACCGAGGACGTCTGGGACCGCAGCCGCGCCCTGTTCCAGACGCTCGGCGACGACGAACTGATCGACCCGACCGTCTCGCCCGAGACCCTGCTGTTCCGCCTGTTCCACGAGGACGGCGTGCGGCTGGAGCAACCCCTGGCCCTGTCGGCCCTGTGCCGCTGCTCGGCCGAGCGCATCGTCGGCGTCCTGGGCTCGTTCTCGGACGAGGAGCGCGCGGGCATGATCGAGGACGACGGCAAGATCCGCGTCACCTGCGAATACTGCTCGACCGTCTACGAGCTCTCGCCCGAGGATGTGGTCGCCAAGGCAGACTAG